One part of the Mya arenaria isolate MELC-2E11 chromosome 3, ASM2691426v1 genome encodes these proteins:
- the LOC128227760 gene encoding uncharacterized protein y4mH-like, giving the protein MEYVDCHFHVWALEKFKYPWPTPDMRIHKDYWPCGLEDVWALEKFKYPWPTPDMRIHKDYWPCGLEGNIENTPVKHAVFVQCLNASSGGTAETEWVMDMATRHPVIVGVVAGLDLTSSNLDSVITSLKAKGCLKGARHILDLDADDWITRDNVSNGLETLAKHDLTFDLLVRPHHLPLVPTVVAKHPSLRFIIDHTAKPIFSEGRTTGWWDDMAQIAKFPNVFCKISGLISEQKEDTWRSIDYQPFIDHLLSVFGVDRCVFGSDWPVFENVGVTYKENLAHTEKLLAKLDQNDRLKIFRENAIRFYKLNL; this is encoded by the exons ATGGAGTATGTGGATTGTCATTTCC ATGTTTGGGCCTTGGAGAAGTTCAAGTACCCTTGGCCAACGCCGGACATGCGGATCCACAAGGACTACTGGCCATGTGGCCTTGAGG ATGTTTGGGCCTTGGAGAAGTTCAAGTACCCTTGGCCAACGCCGGACATGCGGATCCACAAGGACTACTGGCCATGTGGCCTTGAGGGTAACATCGAAAACACGCCCGTTAAACACGCGGTCTTCGTGCAGTGTTTGAACGCGAGCTCCGGGGGTACAGCGGAAACAGAATGGGTGATGGACATGGCCACGCGTCACCCGGTCATTGTTGGCGTTGTGGCTGGACTCGATTTGACTAGTTCAAAT ctGGATTCCGTAATCACGTCGCTGAAGGCAAAGGGTTGTTTAAAAGGGGCAAGACATATTCTAGATTTGGATGCAGACGATTGGATAACGCGAGATAACGTCAGCAATGGTCTCGAGACCCTGGCTAAACATGACCTCACATTTGACCTGCTTGTAAG ACCACATCACCTTCCATTGGTCCCCACCGTCGTCGCAAAACATCCAAG CCTACGTTTCATCATAGACCACACAGCCAAACCAATATTCTCGGAAGGTAGGACGACAGGCTGGTGGGATGACATGGCACAGATTGCCAAGTTCCCAAATGTCTTCTGCAAAAT ATCCGGATTGATTTCTGAGCAAAAAGAAGACACATGGAGGTCCATAGACTACCAACCGTTCattgat CACCTTCTCTCCGTTTTTGGAGTAGACAGATGTGTGTTTGGATCAGATTGGCCCGTTTTCGAAAATGTCGGTGTCACCTATAAAGAAAACCTCGCCCATACAGAAAAACTCCTGGCAAAACTCGACCAAAATGACAGATTGAAGATATTTCGGGAAAATGCTATCAGATTTTATAAACTGAATTTGTAA
- the LOC128225748 gene encoding uncharacterized protein LOC128225748, translating into MNVNKLTKTLCDSDVWTLEKYPWPMPDMRIRKDYWPCVLEGNIENTPVKHAVFVQCLNASFGGTAEAEWVMDMATRHPVIVGVVAGLDLTSPDAGFRYHVA; encoded by the exons ATGAATGTGaataaattgacaaaaacaCTGTGTGATTCAGATGTTTGGACCTTGGAGAAGTACCCTTGGCCAATGCCGGACATGCGGATCCGCAAGGACTACTGGCCATGTGTCCTTGAGGGTAACATCGAAAACACGCCCGTTAAACACGCGGTCTTCGTGCAGTGTTTGAACGCGAGCTTCGGGGGCACAGCGGAAGCGGAGTGGGTGATGGACATGGCCACGCGTCACCCGGTCATTGTTGGTGTTGTGGCTGGACTCGACCTGACCAGTCCAGAT gcTGGATTCCGTTATCACGTCGCTTAA